The nucleotide sequence TCTTTCGTTCAAGAGAATGAACAACATCGTCGCGGCATTCAGACAGAAGCAGCCCGACTACCGGCTTGCCTTCGACCCCTCGCTTGTAGGAGAGGAGGCCGAGCGGGGGCTCTTCGAGTTTTTCAATTCGCGCAGAGATACGATAAACGAGCTTATCCGCTCGGACAGTTACCGTGAACTGTTCGGGCTTCTCATCGAAGGCAAGGGCGTAATAGACATCTTTTTTGACAAGGTAATGGTGATGTCCGACGACACACGGGTCCGGGACAATCGCCTGGCACTTCTCGAAGCGATCCTGGAGCCGTTCAGGGGTCTCCTCGATTTTACCAAGATCTCGGAATAGGAGGGGCGATGAAACTCTGCGATGGCGTGTACGCCTACATCTGGAGAGGCGTCTTCGAGAACAACTGCAACATGTACTACTTCGGCGAACCGCTCAACCTGCTGTTCGACCCGGGCCTTGCGCGTCACCTCGATCTGAGATTTGAGAATATGCGCTCCGATGGATTGAAGCCCGAGGAAATTAAAAGCGTAATCGCGACGCACTCGCATCCGGACCACTTCGAGGGATGCGCTCATTTTATGAACGGGAAAGCCCCGGTCGGCATGCACAGGGATGAGATAGCCTTTCTGAACGATGTGGGGCCGCAGTTCTTCCAGATGATGGGAATGAAGTTTCCGACTTTCTCGTTCGGCATGGAGCTTGAAGAGGGGCCGCTTGCCATCAACGGCGTGGAGTTAGAGGTCTTTCTGACGCCGGGGCATTCTCCCGGATCGGTCTGCGTGTACTGGAAGGATAAGAAGACGCTCGTCTGTGGCGACCTCATATTCAGGGAGAGCGTCGGGCGCACCGATTTCCCCGGCGGTGATTCGGCGAAGCTCCGGGAGAGTGTAGAGCGCATGGCCGGGCTGGACATAGAATTTCTGCTGCCCGGCCACATGGACTATGTAAGCGGCGGGATCCAGGTAAAGAAGAACTTCGACGTTATACGGCGCTATATTTTCCCCATGCTGTAGGCGCGCCCGTCAGGACCGTTCGGGCATGCGGGCGTCGCGGGTGCGCCGGCCCCAGAAAAAACGGTACCGGAACGGGATACCTTTCGTGGCCGGCGCCGTTTCGAGCAGGGGCAGCCACCCGGCTGACTCCTTTTCCCCCATTGAAAAGCATTCTCCGCTGAACGACGTAAGTTTGGGCTTCGCAGTGCCGGGCGATTTTTTAAACGAGCGGTACAGTTTCTCCTCTCGCTCGATAAAGCCGCGCTCCAGCTCGTCGCGCTTCGGCGCGATTTGCTCTTTCCAGAAAGGATACCTGGTCAATGCCTGTCGGTGCAGTATCTCGTGGCGCCACCAGAATATATCACTTGAGAAATGCTCCGGCGCTTCGGCGTTGAGGAAATCGATCGTTCCATGGCCCAGGTAAAACGGCTTGAATATTCCGGTGCAGGTTCCGGAGCTTCCCGTGGCCCAGTGTACGGGGAGGTCGGCTCTGAGGTGCGAGACGAGCGCAGAGGTGGACTGGCTGGCGCGCAGGGGCCCGAACGACGCGTGCATGCAGACTGTGCCCATGTCGGTGGCGTGCGGCTGAACGGACCGCGAATCGCCGCCGTGGTCGCGCAGAAGTGCCATCATGGTGGAGGGGGTAATTTTGCCCTCGTGCCTTCGCAGCAACTCCATGGTCCGCGATTGACGCACGCGGCATTTGCTGAAATGGGTGATGATGGTGTCGGAAAAGGCGCGACGGAAGCCGAAGGCTGCGCCACGCCTGATGTATCCCTTCCTAAGCGCGTAATCCTCCGCGCCAGTGGAGAGCATGTCGTATTCCTCGTCGATGGTGAGGCCGTTGGATATGCTCCGGACGCCGCGAACCCTGAGCGCAGCCCAGTGCCTGCCGGCCGTCTCGAGGACCCATGCATCTTTTTTGTCGGCGATGATAAACGAGTTGTGATAGTACAGTTTGCCCGTATATCCGCAGTTGCCGCCCTGCCCGTAGCGCGCGATGAGCTCAGTGATGAGTGCCAGCGCGTCCTCTGCCTTCGAGGTCCTTTCGAGCGCAAGGCGCAGCAGGTCCATGCCGGTAAGCCCGGTTTTGGCGTAGGGCTCTTTGGTGAAGACCGCTTCGTTTCCGATGCACAGGCCCGCCGCGTTCGCCCCCATCTCGCATCCCCACATCCATGCCGGGCGCGACAGGAGCACCTCCGCCGTTCGGCTGGCCTGGGGAATTTTCAAAAAGGTGCATTGAAGCTCGCCCGGATTTGCGAAGGAGCGAGCCGTCAAATGATGAAGTAGCTGGACCTCATTGGGCTCGCGGTCGCTGTTTTTGGCGAGGATGACGCTGCCGTCGATGGTCGCTTCGGCGGTGGCTACAACGGTATCACACATGGGCTTTTCTCCGAACGTTGAATAATCCGATAGGTCGAATAATACGTCCTCGGCGTATTATTTTCAAGAAAAATTGCAGGGACGGCAATTGTCGATATCGCGCCGAATGCAAACAATGACGGGTTTTGAATCGTGAAATAAACGGCCGCAGCATCATGTATTTTCTGAAACTTCTCCGATACGCTCGTCCAACCTGTGCCAGCGGGCGCAGTTTAAGCCCTTTGTGTGAAAATAGGGTTGACGCGTCCGGTCCCGCGAATTCTCATTTCCAGATGGTTGGAAGGAGCGGTGCCGCCGCCGAATGGAAGATTATCTCAAATCCTCATGGTTTATCAGGGCCATCTTCATGGTCCGGACCTTCGTCCGCTATCACCTGTTTTTTAAAAAGAAGTTCGCCCGGATGGCCGGCAATCCGTACGTGTGGGGAATCTGGAACATTGAAG is from Spirochaetota bacterium and encodes:
- a CDS encoding MBL fold metallo-hydrolase, producing MKLCDGVYAYIWRGVFENNCNMYYFGEPLNLLFDPGLARHLDLRFENMRSDGLKPEEIKSVIATHSHPDHFEGCAHFMNGKAPVGMHRDEIAFLNDVGPQFFQMMGMKFPTFSFGMELEEGPLAINGVELEVFLTPGHSPGSVCVYWKDKKTLVCGDLIFRESVGRTDFPGGDSAKLRESVERMAGLDIEFLLPGHMDYVSGGIQVKKNFDVIRRYIFPML
- a CDS encoding C69 family dipeptidase — protein: MCDTVVATAEATIDGSVILAKNSDREPNEVQLLHHLTARSFANPGELQCTFLKIPQASRTAEVLLSRPAWMWGCEMGANAAGLCIGNEAVFTKEPYAKTGLTGMDLLRLALERTSKAEDALALITELIARYGQGGNCGYTGKLYYHNSFIIADKKDAWVLETAGRHWAALRVRGVRSISNGLTIDEEYDMLSTGAEDYALRKGYIRRGAAFGFRRAFSDTIITHFSKCRVRQSRTMELLRRHEGKITPSTMMALLRDHGGDSRSVQPHATDMGTVCMHASFGPLRASQSTSALVSHLRADLPVHWATGSSGTCTGIFKPFYLGHGTIDFLNAEAPEHFSSDIFWWRHEILHRQALTRYPFWKEQIAPKRDELERGFIEREEKLYRSFKKSPGTAKPKLTSFSGECFSMGEKESAGWLPLLETAPATKGIPFRYRFFWGRRTRDARMPERS